ACGAGCCGTTCGGTGCCCTGGACGCCCAGACCCGGCTGGTGATGCAGACCGAGCTCGACCGGATCTGGCGGGCCACCCGGTCGACCATCCTGTTCGTCACCCACGACATCGGCGAGGCCATCCTGCTCGCCGACCGGATCGTGACGATGACCGCCGGACCCGCCGCCCGGATCAAGCAGGTATACCCGGTCGACCTGCCCCGTCCGCGCGACCTGACCGACCCGGCGGCCGCCGGGCTGTTCCGGCGGCTGCGGGCCGACATCGGCGCCGAGGTCGCGCGGACCCTGCGGGCACAGGGCCTCGACGACGGACACGGACTCAGCGGAGGCGGCGACTGACATGGCCATCGACGTACGACGCCCACCGGCGGCCCGGTCGAACCCGGTCGTACGGCGACGCTGGTTCGGCGGCCGACAGCGACAGCTACGGGTCGCGCTGTCCGTGCTGTCGGTCCTGCTCGGGGTACTCGTCTGGGATCTGGTGAGCCGCAACTACACCGCGTTCTTCCTGCCCTCACCCCGGCTGACCCTGACCGGTGCGCTGGAACTGGCCGGCAACGGCACCCTGTGGGACTCGGTCCGCGCGTCGGGCCAACGAATCCTCAGCGGCTGGGGCCTCGGTGTGCTGATCGGTGTCCCGGTCGGCCTGCTGATGGGCTGCAGCCAGTGGCTGCGGCTGATGCTCGACCCGTACATCCAGTTCTTTCGGTTCGTCCCGCCGATCGCCTTCGTCACCCTGGCGATCATCTGGCTCGGACCGGGTGAGGCGTCGAAGGTCGCCCTGATCTTCTACACCACGGTCTTCATCGTCGCGTTGAACACCCTCGCCGGGGTGCTCGCCGTCGACGAACTGAAGCTGCGCGCCGCCCGGGCGCTCGGCGCCGGCCCGGCCCGAACCCTGGTGTCGGTGATCCTGCCGGCCACCGTCCCGTACGCGGTCACCGGCGCGCGGCTGGCGATGGGCAACTCGTTCCTGACGATCGTCTCGGCGGAGATCGTCGCGGCGCAGAGCGGCCTCGGGTCGCTGATCTGGACCGCCCGCAACTATGCCAAGACCGAGTGGGTCTTCGTCGGCATCATCGCTCTCGGCCTGCTCGGCTACCTCTTCGACTGGGTGCTGCGCGTCGTCGCCCGAGCGACGCTGCGCCGATACGGCGTCACCTTCTAGACCCGCGCCGATACGCCGTCACCTGCTAGACCTTCCGGCCCGGACGTCACCGGCGGCGGGCCGGCGTTCACCGCCGGCCCGACCCGGCACCCCCTCATCATCGCGAAAGGCCCGACATGCTCTGCATCGGCGTCGACATCGGCGGCACCTTCACCGACGTCATCGTCCACCAGCCGCGGACCGCGCGGCTGGCCGAGGCGAAGACGCTTTCCACCCCGGCCGATCCGGCCGCGGCGATCCTGGACGGGCTGGCGAAGCTCGGGGTGTCGCTGGCGGGCGTCGACCGCTTCGTGCACGGCACCACCCGGGTCACCAACGCCCTGCTGGAAGGGGCCGGCGAACCGGTCGCCGTGATCACCACCGAGGGGTTCCGCGACGTGTTGGAGATGGGTCTCGGGCACCGGCCCCGGCTGTACAGCGTCAAGGAAGCCGCCCGGCCCGCGCTCGCCCCACGCCGGATGCGGCACACCATCCGGGAACGCACCGCCGCCGACGGCACCATCGCCGTACCCCTCGACGTCGACGACCTCGACCAGGTGATGATCGAGATCTCGGCGGGCCCGGCCCGCGCCGTCGCCGTCTGCTTCCTGCACTCCTACCGCAACCCGGACCACGAACGGGCCGCCGCCGAGTGGATCGGCAAACGGTATCCGGCGCTCACCTGCAGCGTCTCTTCCGACGTGGTACCGGAACACGGCGAGTACGAACGATTCGCCACCACCGTACTCAACGCGAGCGTCCGTGGGCCGATCAGTGACTACCTGTCCGGACTCGGCGACACCCTCGCCGCCAACGGCTACCGCGAGTCGTTGGCGATCATGACCAGCAGCGGCGGGGTGGTCTCCACCGGGCAGGCCGGTCGGCTGCCGATCAACCTCGCCCTGTCCGGCCCGGCCGGCGGGGTGGCGGCCAGCGCCTACGTCGCCGGGCTCGCCGGCTTCGACAACGTGATCACCTGCGACATCGGTGGCACCAGTACGGACGTGTGCCTGATCAAGGACGGCATGCCGTTGATGACCAATCACGGCACCATCGCTGGTCACCCGAACCGCACCTTCCAGATCGAGATCAACACCATCGGTGCCGGTGGCGGGTCGATCGCCTGGCGTGACGTCGGCGGTGAGCTGCGGGTCGGCCCGCGCAGCGCCGGTTCGACCCCCGGTCCGGCCTGCTACGGCCGGGGCGGCCAGGAACCCACCACCACCGACGCACACCTGCTGGTCGGACACCTCGATCCGGACGGCCCGCTCGGCGGCGAGGTGACCCCCCGACTCGCACCCGCCCGGGCGGCGGTGGCGGCGCTCGCCGCGCGGCTCGACGGGGACCTGGCCGACGTCGCGCTCGCCCACGGCATCCTGCGGTTGGCGACGGTCAAGATGACCAGCGCCATCAAGGAGATCTCGGTGGCCCGAGGCCACGATCCCCGCGACTTCGTCCTCATGCCCTTCGGCGGTGCCGGTCCGATGCACGCCACCGCGCTCGCCGACGAGCTGGGCATCGTCCGGATCCTCGTCCCACCGGTACCCGGCAACTTCTCGGCCCTCGGCTTCGTCACCGCCCAGGCCCGTCACGACTACGTCCGCACCGTGCTGGTCGACGCCGACGCCGACGGCCTGCGCACCGTACGGACGCTCGTCGAGGACCTGCGCGACGTCGCGCGGGACCAGCTCACGTCCGACGACGGCGTCGAGCCCGACCAGGTCACTTTCCGGCTGACCGTCGGTATGCGCTTCCGAGGACAGAGCTTCGACCTTCCGGTACCCGTCGACGACCTGCCCGACGAACCCGCCGACCTGGTAGCCGCGTTCCACACCGCCTACGCGCAGCGGTACGCCTACCTGCGCACGGACCACCCGGTCGAGATCGTCAACTGCCGGCTGACGGCGTTCGGGCCACAACCCGAGGTGAGGTTCGCCGCCCCACCGGACGGCCCGGCGCCCGTCCCGACCACGACCAGGATCTACGGCGCGGCGGGCTGGACCGAGGCGACGGTGTGGCAACGCTCCACGTTGACAGCCGGCGTCGAGATCACCGGCCCGGCCGTGGTACGGGAAACCGGCAGCACCACGGTGATCGGCCCCGGCTGGCGCGGCCGGGTCGACGGGCACGGCAACCTGCTGCTGGAGCGGAGCCGACGATGACGGCACCCGCCCCGGGCGCCTTCGACGCCGCCCTGCTCGACCAGGCGGCCCGGCAGCCCCACCGGCCGTTGTTCACCTTCGCCGGGCACGACACCGTCGACCGCGCCGAGTACGCCGAACTCGCCGGGCGGGCCGCCGCCGTGCTGGCCGCCGTCGGCGTCGGCCGGGGAGACCGGATCGCGGTGTGGGCCGAGAACAGCCTGGCCTGGTTGCTGCTGCTGGCCGCCGCCGCGTGGCGGGGCGCCACCCTGATCACCCTGCACCCCGGACTGACCGAGCCCGAGGTCACCGCCGCACTGCGCCGCAGCGGCGCGCGCCGGGTGTTCGCCGCCGACCGGATCCGCGACCGGGACGCATACCAGATCGCGGTACGGGCCGCCGCGGTGCCGGTGACCCGGCTGGCCGGCGATCTCGGGCGTGGCGCGCTCGCGGCCGAACCCGGCTGGTCGGATCCGCCTCCCGCCCCGGCGGCCCGCCCCGACGAACCGCTCAACGTCCAGTTCACCTCCGGCTCGACCGGCCTTCCGAAACTCGTCGTCCTCACCGGGCGCAACCTGACCGCGAACGCGGCCTGGACCGCGCAGGCCGCCGGCCTCGTCGCCGACGACCGGATCGCCGGCCCGCTGCCGTTCGCGCACGCGGCCGGTCTGAGCAGCGGCGCGGTCCTGGCCGTCGTCACCGGCGCCCAGCTGGTCTCGGCTCCCCGGTTCCAACCCGACGTGGTGTTCGACGGGATCCAGCGGCACCGCTGCACCGTCATCCAGTTCGTGCCGACCATGGCGACGATGCTGATCGACCGGCTTGCCGAGCGACCCGGTCGGTGGGACGTCAGCAGCCTGCGTCGGGGATTCCTCGGCGGTGCCACCTGCCCGCCGGCGCTGCGCGACCGGGTCAAGCGGGAACTCGGCCTGCGTCGGCTGGTGGTGGTCTACGGCCAGACCGAAGCCGGACCGACGATCAGCGTCGATCCCGACGACGACACCTGCCGACCCGCCGGAACCACCGTCGGGCGGGTGCTCCCACAGTTGCGGGCCCGAGTGGTCACGCCGGGCGGCGGTCTGCCAGTGCCCGCTGGAGCCGAGGGCGAACTGCAGGTACGCGGTGAATCGGTGACCGTCGGCTATCTCGACGACGAGGTCGCCACTCGGGAGGCGATCAACCCCGACGGCTGGTTGCGGACCGGCGATCTCGCCCGGTTGGCGACGGACGGCACCGTCACCCTGACCGGCCGGGTACGCGAGCTGATCATCCGGGGTGGCGAGAACGTCAGCCCGGCCGAGGTGGAGTCCGTACTGCTGGAGCAGGCCGGGGTCAGCCAGGCCTGCGTGGTGGGGGTGGCGTCGCCACGTTGGGGCGAGGAAGTCGGCGCGGCGCTGGTCGCGGCGGCCGGCGCGGAACTGTCCACCGACCAGCTGGCCGAAGCCGCCGCCGCCAGGCTGACCCGCTACAAGACCCCCACCCGGTGGCGGGTCGTCGACCGGCTGCCACTGCTGCCGTCCGGCAAAGTCGACCGGCTCGCCGTGGCGAGCCTGCTCGCCGGGGAGTCCGGATGAATCCGCTGAACTCGTGCTTCCTCGATTCGCTCACCGTGACCAGCTTCTTCGGCAACGCCGAGATGCGGGCGGTCTTCAACGACCGGCAGCTGATGCAGTCCTGGCTCGACGTCGAGGCGACGCTGGCCCAGGCCCAGGCGGAGCTGGGGATCATCCCGAGCGTCGCCGCCGAGACGATCACCGAAGCGGCCCGGGTCGAGCGTCTGGATTTGGCGGCGGTGTCGGCCGACGCCGCCGACACCGTCCATCCCCTGGTGCCGTTGATCCGGGCGTTGACCAGGGCCGCCGGTACGGACGCCGGCCGGTACGTCCACCTCGGCGCCACCACCCAGGACGTGATGGACACCGGGTTCGTCCTGCGTGCCCGCGCCGGGCTGGACATCGTCGGCGGACAACTCGACGAACTCGTCCGGGTGCTGCGCAGGCACGCCCTGCGGCACCGCGACACGGTGATGGCCGCCCGTACCCACGGCCAGCAGGCGCTGCCGACCACGTTCGGGCTGCGCGCCGCCGTGTGGCAGACCGAACTGCAGCGGCACCGGGAACGGCTCGCCCAGCTCAGACCACGACTGCTGGTGACAAGCATGGGCGGGGCCGCCGGCACCATGGCCGGCTACGGGCCCCGTGCCTTCGAGCTGGAACGGGCGGTCGCCGCGCGGCTGGGCCTCGGCGTGGCACCGACTCCCTGGCACGCGACCCCCGACCGCCTCGTCGAATGCCTGACCCTGCTCGGCCTGATCGCCGCCAGCGCGGAGAAGCTCGCCCGCGAGGTGTACTTCCTCGGCCGTACCGAGATCGGCGAGGCGCACGAACCCCAGCGCGACAGCCAGGTCGGCAGCAGCACCATGCCGCACAAACGCAATCCGATCCGATGCGAGGCCGTCATCGCCGCGGCGAGCACCTTGCGGGCCCAGGTGCCGTTGGCGATCCAGACCATGGTCGCCCAGGACGACCGGGACATGGGGGTCGGGATGACCCTGTGGAAGCTGCTGCCGGAGTGCTTCATCCTGATCGGCGGTGCGCTGCAGCGGCTCACCGAGGTCTTCACCGGCCTGCGCGTCGACCCGGCCCGGATGCGCGCCAACCTCGCGGCGACCGGCGGCCTGGTGCTGTCCGAAGCCGTGATGCTGCGACTGGCCGGCCCGCTGGGTCGCGAGCCGGCCCACCACCTGGTGATGGGCATCGTGCGGGACAGCCTCGACACCGGCCGCTCCTTCGGCGACCTGCTGCGCGCCGACCGGCAGGTGACGGCGGTGCTGTCCCACGCCGAACTGGACAACCTGCTGGATCCGCTGAGCTACGTCGGCCATGCCGCGGCGCTGGTGGACCGTGCCCTGCTGACCTCGGAGGCGACTTGACCCCCTCGGTGACCTTGCACCGCGACGGCCGACTGGCCACCGTCACCCTGCGTCGACCCGACCGGCGCAACAGCTTCGACCTGGCCATGCTCGCCCGCTTCGAGGAGGTGCTGCATCTGCTCGGCCAGGACACCGACACCGACGTGGTGGTCCTCACCGGCGCGGGCAGCGCGTTCTGCGCCGGGACCGACCTGGACGAACTGGCCACCCTGGACGTCGCCACCACGATGGCGGTGCAGCGTCGGACGGCCGACCTGGTGGAGCGGTGGTACCGGCTGGAGCAGACCACCGTGACCGTGTTCAACGGACCCGCGATCGGTTCCGGCGCGGTCCTCGGCCTCGCCAGTGACCTGCGGGTCGCCGCCGACAGCTGCTTCTTCAGCTTTCCGGAGGTGACCTTCGGGATTCCGTTGACGTGGAGCGGGATGGCCATCCTGGCCGACCTGGTCGGCGCGGACCGGGCCAAACGGTGGCTGCTGCTCGGGGAGCGGATCGAACCGGCGCGGCTGCGCGCGCTCGAACTGGTGACCGACGTGGTCCCGGTCGACCAGCTCGACGCCGCCCGGGCCGCGTTGTCGGACCGGCTGCTGTCGGTGTCGCCGGTGGGCCGGTCGATGACCAAACGCGCGGCTCGGCTGGCCGGGCCCCGGTTCGAAGCGGCCGCCGCCGACTCCTACCTGGGAGCGCTCAGCGTCGCGCTGCGCCCACCCGGCGACTATCCGAAGGGGACAGCCCGGTGAAGGTCTACCAGGCGATCGCCGATGCGCTGGTCGAGCAGGGTGTCGACACCGTGTTCGGGCTGCTCGGCGACGCCAACATGTTCCTGGTCGCCGACCTGGTGCGGCGACACGGCGTACGGTTCGTCGCGGCCCGCGACGAGAACGCCGCCGTGATGATGGCCGACGGCTGGGCCCGGGCCACCGGCCGCTGCGCCGTCGCCACGGTCACCCAGGGGCCCGGACTGGCGGTGGCCGGCCCGGCGTTGACCATCGCCCGGCAGGCCGGGACACCGCTGGTCCTGCTCGCCGGGGACACCCCGACGGCCGACCCGCTGCATGTGCAGAACTTCGAGCAGCAGCCGTTCGCGCTCGCGACCGCCGGTACGTTCGTGCCGGTCCGCTCGCCGGCCACCGTCAGCCGCGACGTGACCATCGCCTTTCGGGACGCGAACCGGCTGCCCGGCCCGGTGGTGCTCAACGCCGCGATGGACCTGCAGGACCTCGACGCCGGGCCGGCTGACGCCGGAGACGTCAGCCGGCCCGGCGTCGACCAGCTGGGTGCCGTCGTACCGCCCCGGCCGCCGGCTGCCGTCGCGCCCGATCCGGACGCGCTGGCGGCCTTGGCCGACCGGATCCGCGCCGCCCGCCGTCCGGTGCTGCTGGCCGGACGCGGTGCCGAGCACGCCGCCGCCGAGCTGGTCGAACTGGCTGACCGCGCCGGCGCCGTGCTGACCACCAGCCTGATGGCGGCCGGCCTGTTCACGGGCCACCCGTACTACCTGGGGGTGGCCGGTGGCCTGGCTCGCCCGCTGACCCGGCGACTGCTCGGTCGGGCCGATCTGGTGCTGACCGTCGGCGCCGGCCTCAATCGGTGGACCACCGACCACGGACGGCTGTTTCCCCTGGCCGAGGTGTACAGCGTCGATCAGGACGGCGCGGCGATCGGTGCCCGGTGGCCGGTGGCCGGTGGGGTGGTCGGCGACGCCCGGATCGCGGCGGCCGCGCTCACCTCGTTACTACCGGCCGAGCCGCCGGCCCGCGACGACTGGCGGTCACCGCGCCTGGCCACGGCGATCCGCGAGGCGGATCCGTTCGACCGACTACCACCGGCGCGGGCCGGTGCCGACGGCGTCGACCCCCGACGGCTGATGGCGATCTGCGCCCGCCGGCTGCCCCCGGCACGCACCACCGTGGTCGGCGTCGGCCACTTCGGGGGGTGGCCGAACCTCTACCTGGATTCCCCGGCCGTGGACCGGGCGCTGATCGCCCCGTGGGAGTTCGGCAGCATCGGCGTCGGGCTGCCGTACGCGATCGGCGCGGCAGTCGGCCGTCCCGAACGACCGGTCGTCGCCTTCGAAGGTGACGGCAGCCTGCTGACCGCGCTCGGTGAGCTGGACACGCTGGCACGACTGGCGGTACCGGTCCTGGTGATGATCCTGGACGATTCGGCGTACGGCGCGGAGGTGCGCAAACTACGTCCGCGCGGCGCGGACGTGCGACTGGCGCGGTTCCCGTCGCGGGATCTGGCCGCTGTGGCCACCGCGTTGGGGGTGCCGGCGCTGCGGGCCCGGGACGAGGCGGAGGTCGAGGCGGCACTCGACCAACTGCTGCCGGTGACCGGGCCGGCTCTGGTGCAGGTGAGGATCGATCCGGATGTCGTACAGACGCATTTCTGAGCGGGTGCCGCTGGTGCTCCCGGCGCGTGCCACCGGTGCGCACCGCGAACGGCTAGCTGCCCCAGATGTCGCCGACGCCGTAGCCGAGTTGCCGGGACAGTTCGTCAGCGGTGCGTACGGCGGCGGCGGCGAGTTCGGCCACCTGTGCGTCGTCGGTGAGCCGGAAGATCGGCCCGGACACGCTGATCGAGGCGGTGACCACACCGAGCCGGTCCCGCACCGGCGCGGCGACCACCCGCAGACCTTCCTCGCTCTCCTCGTCGTTGAGGGCCCAGCCGCGCCGACGGACCTCGGCCAGGTCGGCGAGGAAGGTGTCGATGTCGGTGATGGTGTGTGGGGTCAGCGGAGTCCAGCGCGCGTCGGCGAGCAGCTCGCGGACCTGCTCGTCGTCCAGGTCGATCAGCAGTGCCTTGCCGGCGGCGCTGCACCAGAGCGGGATCCGCCGGCCGAGCCGGGAGACGAGTTGCAGGCTGTGCGACCCGGTGATCAGGTCGATCGAGATGGCGTCGAGGCCGTCCCGGATCGCCAGGTTGACCGACTCGCCCTGCTCGTCGGCGAGTTGTCGCAGCAACGGTCGGGCGACGGCGTGCATGTCGAGCCCGGCCAGGAATCGGGCACCCAGGTCGAACACGGTGACGCCGAGCCGGTACGTGCCGGTCTCCTCGTTGCGCTGCAGGAATCCGGCGTCGGCCAGGGCGCGGAACAGTCGGCTGGCGGTCGACTTGTGCAGACCCAGCTCGCGACTGACGTCACTGACCTTGCGTTCGGGGGCGTCGCGCCGGAAGGCGAGCAGCACGCTGAGAGCGCGGTCGAGCGCCTGGGTGCCCGACTCCCGGCCGGGCTCGGTGACAGATGCCATCTTGCTTCCCACCTCTACGGTTGCTAGGTTCATAATATAACACTAGACCCATATTCTGGTCCACAGCTGCCTGACGCCCGCCCCGGAACCCGTTGCGAGGTCTACCGCATGACCCTGAACCCCATCGATCTGGAGATCGTCACCGAAGGATTGATCTCGATCGTCCGGGAGATGCGCCAGACGATCTTCCGGACCGCGCACTCCCCGGTCATCGCCGACGCGCAGGACTTCTCCTGCGCGCTGTTCAACGCCGACGCGGAGATGGTCGCCCAGGGACGGGACATGCCAGGACACGTCATCGCGATGCCCGCCTCCGTCGCGGAGATCTTCACCGACTACCGGGACGAGTTCCGCCCCGGCGATCTCTACGTCGTCAACGACCCCTACCGGGGCGGCAGCCACCTCAACGACGTGACCCTCATCAGCCCGGTCTTCGTCGACGACGAACTGTTCCTCTTCCCGTGCGTACGGATGCACTGGGCCGACATCGGCGGAATGACCCCCGGCAGCGTCTCCGGCCAGGCGACCGAGATCCTGCAGGAAGGCCTGCGGATCCCACCGATCCGGCTCATCGACGCCGGGCGGGACAACGTCGCGGCCATGCGCGTCCTGTTCGCCAACGTCCGGATGGCCGACGAACGCCGCGGCGACCTCGAATCCAGCATCGCCGCCTGCCACACCGCACAGCGCCGACTGCACGAACTCGTCGACCGCCACGGCAAAGACCTCATCGACGCGTGCGTGGCCGCCAACATGGACCGCACCGAACGGCGGCTGCGCGACCGAATCCGCGACCTGCCGGACGGCACCTACCACTACGAGGACTACCTCGACCTCTACACCGACGGCGACTACGACCCCGCCATGGTGCGGTGCGCGCTGACCGTCGCCGACACCCAGATCCTCGCCGACTTCCGTGGCTCCTCACCGCAGGTCGCCGCCGTGGTCAACTCGTCGCTGGCGATGACCACCGCCGGGGTGTTCATCGCCGTCAAATCCGCGCTCGACCCCGGCGGACTGGTCAACCACGGCGCATTCCGGCCCCTGACCGTACACACCGACCCCGGCACCGTCGTGCACGTCACCTACCCCGCCCCGGCCAACGCCCACAGCGAAGTCCGCAAACGAGTCATCTCCGCGGTCATGGCGGCACTCAGCCAGGTGGCACCCACCCTGATCGCCGCCGACCAGTTCGGCACCACCTTCCAGAACCTGATCGGCGGCGTCGACGACCACACCGGACGTCCGTACCTCTACTACGACTACCCGGCCGGCGGCAACGGCGGCTTCCTGGAAGCCGACGGACCCAGCGCGATGAACCCGGTCGACCTCGGCGACATCTCCACCATCCAATCCGTCGAACGCCTGGAGACCGAGATCCCGATCCGAGTCGAGGCCTGCGAACTACGCCCCGGATCCTGCGGCGACGGCCAACGGCGCGGCGGCTTCGGCACCCGACGCGCCACCCGACTGCTCGCCAGCCACGGCGCCTACTCCGTCCAGACCGACCGCACCACCGTCGCGCCGTACGGGCTGTCACTCGGCGCTCCCGGCGCCCCGACCTCGACCTACCTCGACCGCGACGGGCAACGGATCGACTTCGACACCCCCGGCAAGGTCGCCGGATACCGGATGCGCGAAGGCGACATCCTGGTGATGGAATCCGCCGGCGGCGGCGGATGGCGCGACCCGCTGACCCGCGACCCCGACCAGGTCGCCAACGACATCGGCGACGACTACCTCACCGCCGAACAGGCCCGCGACCGGTACGGCGTACTCGTCGACCCGACCGGCCAGGTCGACGAATCAGCGACCACAGCCACCCGGGAACGCCTTCGCGCGAACCGCCGCTGGCTGCGGGTCACGACCACCGACCTGCCCAGCCACACCGGCGTCCGGGGCCGCCAGCGGATCGTCTACAGCCACCCCGACGGACCGCCGGACGGCGCGCTGATCGAACTGCACGGCAACCACCCCGCCCCGTTACGCGCCTGGATCCGCCACGACCCGTCCCTCGCCGCCGACCAGGTCGCGCTCGACCCCGACGGCCTGCGGATCCTCGGCACCGACCCGGGCGACCGATCCTTCGTCCGCGTCCTGGCCGACCCCCGAACACCGACCGGAGGCCCGCGATGAGCAACGTGTTCCGGCTCCCCGCCGCGCCGAGCGCCACCCGACGAACGGCACGCGGCGGCCATAGCGCGACCGGCACACCGAACCCCGCCGGTACGGCGACCTCGGCCCGGCGACCCGGCATCGTCGCCGGCTACCTCAGCCCACACCCACCACACCTGATCTACGGCGAGAACCCACCCCAGAACGAACCCCGGTCCCAGGGCGGCTGGGAGGTGCTGCGCTGGGCGTACGACCGACTCCGCCGCCGGATCCGCGACGTGCACCGACCCGACGTGCTGATCGTGCACGCACCACACTGGATCACGATGGTCGGCCACCACGTCAACTGCGTGCCCAACCCGCGCGGAGTCTCCGTCGAA
The sequence above is a segment of the Solwaraspora sp. WMMD406 genome. Coding sequences within it:
- a CDS encoding ABC transporter permease → MAIDVRRPPAARSNPVVRRRWFGGRQRQLRVALSVLSVLLGVLVWDLVSRNYTAFFLPSPRLTLTGALELAGNGTLWDSVRASGQRILSGWGLGVLIGVPVGLLMGCSQWLRLMLDPYIQFFRFVPPIAFVTLAIIWLGPGEASKVALIFYTTVFIVALNTLAGVLAVDELKLRAARALGAGPARTLVSVILPATVPYAVTGARLAMGNSFLTIVSAEIVAAQSGLGSLIWTARNYAKTEWVFVGIIALGLLGYLFDWVLRVVARATLRRYGVTF
- a CDS encoding hydantoinase/oxoprolinase family protein, whose protein sequence is MLCIGVDIGGTFTDVIVHQPRTARLAEAKTLSTPADPAAAILDGLAKLGVSLAGVDRFVHGTTRVTNALLEGAGEPVAVITTEGFRDVLEMGLGHRPRLYSVKEAARPALAPRRMRHTIRERTAADGTIAVPLDVDDLDQVMIEISAGPARAVAVCFLHSYRNPDHERAAAEWIGKRYPALTCSVSSDVVPEHGEYERFATTVLNASVRGPISDYLSGLGDTLAANGYRESLAIMTSSGGVVSTGQAGRLPINLALSGPAGGVAASAYVAGLAGFDNVITCDIGGTSTDVCLIKDGMPLMTNHGTIAGHPNRTFQIEINTIGAGGGSIAWRDVGGELRVGPRSAGSTPGPACYGRGGQEPTTTDAHLLVGHLDPDGPLGGEVTPRLAPARAAVAALAARLDGDLADVALAHGILRLATVKMTSAIKEISVARGHDPRDFVLMPFGGAGPMHATALADELGIVRILVPPVPGNFSALGFVTAQARHDYVRTVLVDADADGLRTVRTLVEDLRDVARDQLTSDDGVEPDQVTFRLTVGMRFRGQSFDLPVPVDDLPDEPADLVAAFHTAYAQRYAYLRTDHPVEIVNCRLTAFGPQPEVRFAAPPDGPAPVPTTTRIYGAAGWTEATVWQRSTLTAGVEITGPAVVRETGSTTVIGPGWRGRVDGHGNLLLERSRR
- a CDS encoding class I adenylate-forming enzyme family protein, translated to MTAPAPGAFDAALLDQAARQPHRPLFTFAGHDTVDRAEYAELAGRAAAVLAAVGVGRGDRIAVWAENSLAWLLLLAAAAWRGATLITLHPGLTEPEVTAALRRSGARRVFAADRIRDRDAYQIAVRAAAVPVTRLAGDLGRGALAAEPGWSDPPPAPAARPDEPLNVQFTSGSTGLPKLVVLTGRNLTANAAWTAQAAGLVADDRIAGPLPFAHAAGLSSGAVLAVVTGAQLVSAPRFQPDVVFDGIQRHRCTVIQFVPTMATMLIDRLAERPGRWDVSSLRRGFLGGATCPPALRDRVKRELGLRRLVVVYGQTEAGPTISVDPDDDTCRPAGTTVGRVLPQLRARVVTPGGGLPVPAGAEGELQVRGESVTVGYLDDEVATREAINPDGWLRTGDLARLATDGTVTLTGRVRELIIRGGENVSPAEVESVLLEQAGVSQACVVGVASPRWGEEVGAALVAAAGAELSTDQLAEAAAARLTRYKTPTRWRVVDRLPLLPSGKVDRLAVASLLAGESG
- the purB gene encoding adenylosuccinate lyase gives rise to the protein MNPLNSCFLDSLTVTSFFGNAEMRAVFNDRQLMQSWLDVEATLAQAQAELGIIPSVAAETITEAARVERLDLAAVSADAADTVHPLVPLIRALTRAAGTDAGRYVHLGATTQDVMDTGFVLRARAGLDIVGGQLDELVRVLRRHALRHRDTVMAARTHGQQALPTTFGLRAAVWQTELQRHRERLAQLRPRLLVTSMGGAAGTMAGYGPRAFELERAVAARLGLGVAPTPWHATPDRLVECLTLLGLIAASAEKLAREVYFLGRTEIGEAHEPQRDSQVGSSTMPHKRNPIRCEAVIAAASTLRAQVPLAIQTMVAQDDRDMGVGMTLWKLLPECFILIGGALQRLTEVFTGLRVDPARMRANLAATGGLVLSEAVMLRLAGPLGREPAHHLVMGIVRDSLDTGRSFGDLLRADRQVTAVLSHAELDNLLDPLSYVGHAAALVDRALLTSEAT
- a CDS encoding enoyl-CoA hydratase/isomerase family protein yields the protein MTPSVTLHRDGRLATVTLRRPDRRNSFDLAMLARFEEVLHLLGQDTDTDVVVLTGAGSAFCAGTDLDELATLDVATTMAVQRRTADLVERWYRLEQTTVTVFNGPAIGSGAVLGLASDLRVAADSCFFSFPEVTFGIPLTWSGMAILADLVGADRAKRWLLLGERIEPARLRALELVTDVVPVDQLDAARAALSDRLLSVSPVGRSMTKRAARLAGPRFEAAAADSYLGALSVALRPPGDYPKGTAR
- a CDS encoding thiamine pyrophosphate-binding protein; amino-acid sequence: MKVYQAIADALVEQGVDTVFGLLGDANMFLVADLVRRHGVRFVAARDENAAVMMADGWARATGRCAVATVTQGPGLAVAGPALTIARQAGTPLVLLAGDTPTADPLHVQNFEQQPFALATAGTFVPVRSPATVSRDVTIAFRDANRLPGPVVLNAAMDLQDLDAGPADAGDVSRPGVDQLGAVVPPRPPAAVAPDPDALAALADRIRAARRPVLLAGRGAEHAAAELVELADRAGAVLTTSLMAAGLFTGHPYYLGVAGGLARPLTRRLLGRADLVLTVGAGLNRWTTDHGRLFPLAEVYSVDQDGAAIGARWPVAGGVVGDARIAAAALTSLLPAEPPARDDWRSPRLATAIREADPFDRLPPARAGADGVDPRRLMAICARRLPPARTTVVGVGHFGGWPNLYLDSPAVDRALIAPWEFGSIGVGLPYAIGAAVGRPERPVVAFEGDGSLLTALGELDTLARLAVPVLVMILDDSAYGAEVRKLRPRGADVRLARFPSRDLAAVATALGVPALRARDEAEVEAALDQLLPVTGPALVQVRIDPDVVQTHF
- a CDS encoding IclR family transcriptional regulator produces the protein MASVTEPGRESGTQALDRALSVLLAFRRDAPERKVSDVSRELGLHKSTASRLFRALADAGFLQRNEETGTYRLGVTVFDLGARFLAGLDMHAVARPLLRQLADEQGESVNLAIRDGLDAISIDLITGSHSLQLVSRLGRRIPLWCSAAGKALLIDLDDEQVRELLADARWTPLTPHTITDIDTFLADLAEVRRRGWALNDEESEEGLRVVAAPVRDRLGVVTASISVSGPIFRLTDDAQVAELAAAAVRTADELSRQLGYGVGDIWGS